The Notamacropus eugenii isolate mMacEug1 chromosome 4, mMacEug1.pri_v2, whole genome shotgun sequence DNA window ccccaaaaggggtcatgaagagtcaaacacaactgaacttTATTCCTCATTCTAAGTTGAGTCCTTTTGTCATCGTACCAGAAAGAGGGGACAGGAAATTGATAGTGACAGAGAAGATAACTCTTAATTCTAGAGCAATGTGATGTTGATGACCTaggtactttcctcacaacagctctgtgaggtaggtagtcatccccattttaaagatgaggaaactgaggcttagcgATATCTGTTAAGGGACTTTTGACTAAGATCCTACAGCTGTCAGAGCCAAATATTATGCCTTCTGCCTCCTAGAAGAGTGTCCTAGGGCATGCTGTCTGCAGGCTTCCCAGTGTAGAGCCCACCATGGTGTGTGGAGTGGGTTGTGGAAGAGGTGTGAAGAGTTGGATCAGCTCCATGAGTTGCTCaggtcttctcttcctctttgctCAGGTGTGGGATGGCATGAGTGAAGTTCATATGTCCTTGACTGACCAGGCTGAAGGACTTCTGGTAGGCTGACCTGTCTGTAGGGTCGaactggggaggggggcagagaaAAGGACTATTGGCCACAGTCAGGCCTCTGGAGAGCCCCCCAGCCAGGCTAGGGCAGGAACAGAGGCAAAGAGTTCTACAGGGGACCCAAGGTAGGGGCCTGGGATCAAGAGAACTATTTCCCCCTCCATAAAAACCAAGACATTCCAAATTCATTTCCCCAGAGACTGAGCAACTCAGAGAAGCATCACCCACACAGATCCTCAAAGCATTTAGGGCAGAGGGATGTGCTGAGAGACCAGATGACAGTGGCCTGGGGGAATGAAAGAGGAAGCTGAGCTGGGGGGATGGAGAGATGGCAGAAGGATGGGGGCAGCCAGCCAACAGAGGGCAGTAGAATGGAgaaagagacaatataaaaagagTAGGGAATAGGGACAAATAGACCAGAAGAAGCCAAGGGTTAGTGGCCAACTGCAGTGGGACGGGGAGATTGGCAggagaggactgagaaaaggccagcGCTCTTCCCTTTGTTCTGGGTTTCAGAATCTCAAAAAAGATATTCGAGATGTGTTAGATGAGGTGGAAGATATCCGGATGGAAATTCTTCGGTGAATATAGACAGGCAGCATCCCTGCTGAATGGAGTGATGAGCCTGACAGAACTGCCCCCTTCCCTCCTggtacccccccccccaagataGCTGGAGATCAGGAGCTTCTGGGCCTTATTAACGACCCCACCCACCCCAGATTCAGATAATGAAGGAAGTGGGGCAGGGGGGGGCAGCATGACAGACATCATCACCACCTTCAGCCCCGaaatccttcccctcccccagtcacATATCCAGGGAGAGCAGAACTGTGCCCATGGAAAACTGGATTTCCCAGGGTTTCTGGAACAGTCTCTGCTATCTTGGATTTGCACAGGGACAGGGCCCAGTGCCAAATGCTGACcaagaaaggcaggaaagaaaCGAAGGAGACAAAGGTGAGCATACTTTCCACGCTTCCCTGACCCCATCAATTTATTCACGAAAGCTCAATATTTTCTAAGTGAGGCAGGTGGGCTCAGGGAAAAGAGCAGATTAGGCCTGCCCTGTCCCTAACTCACTGGATGATCTTGGGTAACTTCCCCTTGCTGCACCTCAGTTTTTTCTACCAATAAAATTCCAGGCAGCTACGTGGCACTGCAATGGATGcagccctgggtctggagtcaggaagacctgagttcaaatccagtgtcagacccttactagctgtgtgaccttgggcaaatcactttaacactgtttgcctccattttctcatctggaaaataagctggagaagaaaatggcaaaccacgccagcatctttgccaagaaaactccaaaggtggtcacaaagagtcagaggtgaatgaaatgacagaacagaaaacaagagttctgggagaaggggagaaagtttGGGCTTTATTTCCCAGCCTTTCCAAGTATGAAGCCCTGGAGTAGTCCCCCTTTTAATATCAGAAAGCTTTATGaaccacagacacacacacacacacacacacacacacacgcacgcacgcacgcacagtGTTTTATGTTCCACAAGTTGGGATTCACCAGGCTTGGTGATCTAAGCCCTTTCTCAGCTCTCATCTGTGTTCTATGGTCTGAATTTCCTGAGTCCTAGACTGGTTACGTGGCCTGCCAATTTCACATGATCCCTTAAACTCTTCTCCCTAATGCTGTTGTAACCCACTGCAAAGTTAGGGAGTAAATCTGACTTTGGGCCCAGTGCCCTTTCACAGATGCCCACTTTTTAACCTTGGCTTTTTAATGAGAAATACACTTTTTCTACCTGGATGCTGTCCCCATAGCGGGCCAGTTTTGATGAATTAGTAAGAGAGGTTTATAATGAATGTATCAGTTGACTGTAAGTAAAGGGTTGGCCATTCAGAGTAATGGCCAACAGGGAAGACAAGGTTAAAATCAAAGGGCCATCGTCTCTCTGAGTCCATGTTTCCTGCAAAATAAGTTTggtctaaatgatctctaaactcCTCCTAACTCTAAGCCCAGAATCCTGGGATCCTCAATCGCTTTATGTCTCCAGGCCTCACATTAAAATGGAGGAAGGTAAATTGGATcctctttaaggtcccttctagttctcagCCCCCACTaagctcctccctctctccttctgcctAGCCATCTCAGCCACCCTCTCCTAAAAAAGAAGACAACCAGAGTTGTTCCAGGTAGGTGGAGCTGGTCTTCCTTGGCATACTCATCCCCAAGGGCAAGGACACTCAAGGGTGGTTGTGTCAGCATCACATCAACACACCTTCCATCCACTGGAGTCAGTTCAACAAGCTTTGACATCCATTGGTGATTGTCATGCTAAATAAGGTACAAATACCAATGGCAGGGATAGGGGAAACAGatgtggggagaggtggggagagagagaagtctcCAGTGGAATGCTTCAAGGATCTAACTATTCTTATgagtgacttggataaaagtgTAGATGAAATTTCCTGAAGACAGAATACTAGAGGGATGGTTAATGAACTGAATTGCTGAATGAGGATACAAGTAAAGACGTGGGCAGGCTGGAATACTGAATTAAATCTAATCCAAGgacatttaataggaataaatgcagTCACATGCttgagggtttgggtttttttaatcaaCTTCACAGGTTGAACATAGGGAGATAGCAGATGCCTTAAAAAGATCCAAGGGTCTTAGTGGACTTTGAGATTCATATGACTCAGCAGTATGGTGCAGCAACCAAGAAAGTTAATAGGATCTTAGGTTGCATTGAGAGGCAGAGTGTCCAGGAATAAAGAGGTGATAGGCCTGTTTTCTTCTGCACTGATCAGGTCACCTCTGGAGTTCTGGGCCCCACATTTTAAGGAGGATATTGGTAGACTGGGAAGTGTCCAGAAAAAAAGGCAACCAGGTTGGGTGAGGGGCCTGAAGTCCATGTTATAGAAGGATCAACTTAAGGAATTGGGCCTGTTTACCCTAGATTTCTAGCATGAGGAGAGGACCTGGTAGCTGGCTTCCTATATTTAAAACACTATTAAGTGGATAGAGGGttgactcgattctaacccttttTCTGCTGGGCAGAAACAGGGGCACCAAATGGAAGTTAACAGGTGGTAGACTTCCAATTAGCAGGAAAAAGAGCTTTCTAATGATTAAGACCCTCCAACAAGTAAATGGCCAGCCTCTAGAAGTAGTGAGCTGCTTGTCATGGGAGTGATTCAAGTAGAGGCCTAATGCCCCACCATGAACATTTCAGAAAGGCTTTCTTCatggattggggggaggggggtgggccAGATGCTCTCTAAAGTACTAACACTGATGGAAGCATTCTAAGCTATAGGTGGTGAGTGCTGAGAACATAGCCCATGAGCCAGTTCTTGATCTCTTTAGGACCAGAACTCCTAACCCAATCCTCAGTGTACCTAAGAAGTATTGGGGGCAGGGGTCTGCAGTTCTCTTCTGCAAATTCAATTAGTTGTCCGCAAACCCCTCAAAGTTGTAGATTCATAGAGTGTAggtggaacacagaatgtcagagttagaagaaacctcagaacaAAAATTGTCTGGGCTGGAGAGGCTCCTAGAACGTAGAACATAAAAGGTCAGAGTGGGGAGGAACCTTAGATAACATTTAGTCAAAGTCTCTTATATAACAGGAACCTAAAGCCAAGGAAGGCTTTGCatctcacccaaggtcacatagagaaTCAGTGACAGAGATGGGAGTCCTATGCACATCCTGTGCAGGGCCCTGTGGAGGGCAGTATTAGGGAGGGACTTCATCCGtacttcttctcctcttccctcctgtcCCCTCAGGAAATCCTGGACAGTCTTGACCAAAGCAGCCTTGGGCCTGTTTGCCTGCAGTGTTCTATTTTACCTCTACGGATTGAGCCCCAGTCCCCTTGAGAGCCTTCTTGCCTCATTCATTAGCCAGAGAACAATCTGGGGCTTCCGGACCTGGTGCAACCCTTTCCTCAGGGTGGAAGTGGATGACTTCCTGCCATTTTAGGCCTAGAGCTCCATTCAGGGAGGTGAGTCATGTTGCCAAACAGGAGGCGGGTTTCTCCTCATG harbors:
- the CCDC188 gene encoding coiled-coil domain-containing protein 188 isoform X3; the encoded protein is MMDDDSWINPHGEFRQRLQEYPPPPPPPRPPPMQSHSVSGQPRLLRCSVVNLSPYEERNAILELEQANQRLEKDYSQMVDEPRRVEVLKQKIYPHEDTFTEKSQKELHKRRLSFEKQKTSITEVWDGMSEVHMSLTDQAEGLLNLKKDIRDVLDEVEDIRMEILRVSGTVSAILDLHRDRAQCQMLTKKGRKETKETKPSQPPSPKKEDNQSCSRKSWTVLTKAALGLFACSVLFYLYGLSPSPLESLLASFISQRTIWGFRTWCNPFLRVEVDDFLPF